DNA sequence from the Methylomonas albis genome:
GTCTTCGTGCGCGGTGTGCCCGGCGGTTCGTTGGAAGAAGTGGTGTTTTATCTGGATGTTTTGCACGCCTTAAAACTACTGGGTGTGCCGGTTTATAACGACGCCAGCGCAATTGAGCGTAGCGTGGATAAGGGCATGACCAGTTTTTTATTGCAGTATGCCGGTTTGCCGACTGCGCTGACCTGGGTGCTACGAGATCGTGATGAAGCCCTGGCGATTGCCGAGCAAGAGTTACGGCAAGGGCGTTATCTAATCAGTAAGCCCTTGTTTGGCTCGCAAGGCGAGGGTATTCGCCGTATCGAGAAATCCACCGACTTACTATGGTTGACCAGCAGTCGCGGCATTTATTATTTGCAGCGTTTTGTCGAATGCACGGGCGAAGGTTACTCGGATGTGCGCGTGTTTGTGATTAACGGCCAGGCAGTTGCCGGCATGCGTCGGCGCGGTATTTCCTGGTTGAATAATGTAGCCCGAGGTGCTTCTTGCGAATGTATCGAACTTGAAGCGGATTTAGCAGGGCTGGCGATTGCCGCAGTCACTGCGTTAAAAATGGATTATGCCGGCGTGGATGTCATTCAGGATGCCGAAGGTGGTTATCGGATAATCGAAGTAAACAGTGTGCCCGCCTGGAAAGGCTTGCAAAGCGTCTGTGACATTAACATCGCCGAATGCCTAGTGGCCGATTTGCTTGATCGCTACTGCGGTCAGGACCAAGTATGCTGAGCAGGCAGCAGTTGATAGAGGTTTATTTGCAAGCTTGCGAAATAGAGCTGCAAGCTTTCAAGCCCGGTAATGTCAGCGTTTATAGTGCCGCGGATGATATGACGGTCGAGGACTTTCGGCTTAGCGCACGGGTTAGTAGCGAGCCGATTACCAATCCGCAATACAGCTTGGGTGAAAAAGTTTATTACGCGGTTAAAGCCACGCGTGAGGCGGTCGCCTGCAATACCAATTTAGGCATTATTTTACTGTGCGCGCCCTTGTTACAGGTGCTTGCTAGCCTGAATAAGGGTGAAAACTTGCGCGAGGGCTTACAGCAACTGCTAGAAAGTACTACTCGCGAGGACGCCGACTGGGTTTTCAAGGCGGTGACCTTGGCCGCGCCAGCTGGCCTAGGCGAATCGACGCAACACGATGTACAAAAACCTGCTGATGTGACGCTGATCGAGGCCATGATTTTTGCCGCTAACAAGGACAGAATCGCGCTGCAATACGCAACAATATTTAAAGACGTTTTTGATTTGGGCGTTTTACGATATAATCGTGCTTTCGTTTTGTCTGGCGATTGTGGGTGGGCTGCGTTAGCGGTTTTTGCTGCTATGTTGGCTCAGTTTCCCGATAGTCATATTGAACGGAAGTATGGAGAGCGGTATTCAGAGTGGATCAAGGCTGAAATGGAAGAGCTCGATAGAGCGATGAACACAGTCTATGAGCCTGAAGAGCTTTTGCCAGTATTGTATGATCTGGACAAAGCTTTTAAGGCACAAAGAATCAATCCGGGTACAACAGCTGACATAACTGTAGCGACGGTACTGGTGGTGCTTCTGGAACAACTGATCAGTCAGGAAATGGTTGGTCGGTTATAGAGGGATCTAGCAGAAACTACAATTTCAAGACATAAACGTGTCTATTTTTTGGTTCAATCTTATCTTAAGGGGATAATTTAAAATGGCAAAAATCAATAACCTGCGTGTTGGCGAATCTTTGGTTGGTGAAGGCAATGAAATTGCTCATATCGATTTGATCATTGGCCCACGCGGCTCAGCAGCTGAAACTGCTTTCGCAAACGCTTTGACAAACAACAAAGATGGTTTTTCTACTCTGTTGGCTGTCGTTGCTCCTAACCTGTTGGTTAAACCTGCAACTATCCTGTTCAACAAAGTAACCATCAAAGGTGCTAAACAAGCTGTGCAAATGTTTGGACCAGCTCAACGCGCTG
Encoded proteins:
- a CDS encoding ATP-grasp domain-containing protein, with the protein product MRRIAIITDDPGWHGKQLCLAFAERGYAAEYVSLTACKLQLTVVDLPIVIPGFAEVLPAAVFVRGVPGGSLEEVVFYLDVLHALKLLGVPVYNDASAIERSVDKGMTSFLLQYAGLPTALTWVLRDRDEALAIAEQELRQGRYLISKPLFGSQGEGIRRIEKSTDLLWLTSSRGIYYLQRFVECTGEGYSDVRVFVINGQAVAGMRRRGISWLNNVARGASCECIELEADLAGLAIAAVTALKMDYAGVDVIQDAEGGYRIIEVNSVPAWKGLQSVCDINIAECLVADLLDRYCGQDQVC
- a CDS encoding triphosphoribosyl-dephospho-CoA synthase, with the translated sequence MLSRQQLIEVYLQACEIELQAFKPGNVSVYSAADDMTVEDFRLSARVSSEPITNPQYSLGEKVYYAVKATREAVACNTNLGIILLCAPLLQVLASLNKGENLREGLQQLLESTTREDADWVFKAVTLAAPAGLGESTQHDVQKPADVTLIEAMIFAANKDRIALQYATIFKDVFDLGVLRYNRAFVLSGDCGWAALAVFAAMLAQFPDSHIERKYGERYSEWIKAEMEELDRAMNTVYEPEELLPVLYDLDKAFKAQRINPGTTADITVATVLVVLLEQLISQEMVGRL
- the fae gene encoding formaldehyde-activating enzyme → MAKINNLRVGESLVGEGNEIAHIDLIIGPRGSAAETAFANALTNNKDGFSTLLAVVAPNLLVKPATILFNKVTIKGAKQAVQMFGPAQRAVAMAVADSVEDGTIPADEADDLFISVGVFIHWLAEDDAKIEEFNYKATKEALARAVAGTPTAKEVVAAKSGAKHPFAANNV